A genomic segment from Bradyrhizobium sp. ISRA430 encodes:
- a CDS encoding GntR family transcriptional regulator, which yields MAEREVDRSVSQTVKAQLALRDQILSGALRPGERISELQAVETTGASRTPVRMALVRLEEEGLLEAIPSGGFMVKAFSERDISDSIELRGTLEGLAARFAAERGVSARELEPLKECLAAIDELLRQVPISVDAFSSYVTLNARFHALLTELSRSPPLIRQIDRASALPFASPSGFVMAQSALPEAQEILIIAQEHHRVVVDAIENREGARAEAVMREHARLAVRNLRLALRNRTHLDLLPALALIKTATD from the coding sequence ATGGCCGAGCGCGAGGTCGACCGCTCCGTCTCGCAGACCGTGAAGGCGCAGCTTGCGCTCCGCGACCAGATCCTGTCGGGTGCCTTGCGCCCGGGCGAGCGCATCTCCGAGTTGCAGGCGGTGGAGACGACCGGCGCCTCGCGGACGCCGGTACGCATGGCACTGGTGCGGCTCGAGGAGGAAGGCCTGTTGGAAGCGATCCCTTCCGGCGGCTTCATGGTGAAGGCGTTCTCCGAGCGCGACATCTCCGACTCCATCGAGCTGCGCGGCACGTTGGAGGGGCTTGCTGCGCGCTTTGCCGCCGAGCGCGGCGTCTCCGCGCGCGAGCTCGAACCGCTGAAGGAATGTCTTGCGGCGATCGATGAATTGCTGCGTCAGGTGCCGATCTCGGTCGACGCGTTCTCGTCCTATGTCACGCTGAATGCGCGCTTCCACGCGCTGCTCACGGAATTGTCGCGCAGCCCGCCCTTGATCCGGCAGATCGATCGCGCCTCCGCGCTGCCGTTCGCCTCGCCCAGCGGCTTTGTAATGGCGCAATCTGCGCTGCCGGAGGCACAGGAGATCCTGATCATCGCCCAGGAGCACCATCGCGTCGTGGTCGACGCGATCGAGAACCGCGAGGGCGCCCGCGCCGAAGCCGTGATGCGCGAGCATGCGCGTCTCGCCGTGCGTAACCTGCGGCTTGCGCTGCGCAACCGGACGCATCTCGACCTCTTGCCGGCGCTCGCGCTGATCAAGACCGCAACCGATTGA
- a CDS encoding EAL domain-containing protein: MRTQLTSYFARLFAGDLSAFGGPATDEAVAGHIRAEQMSLVLGYSVGIMLANACNAAVLAIALWHSPDWKLALVWAIIVAGAAVAFGLQSRASRRITKPQFVSRRAVYRLVRNAFILGTAWGIVPVAFFANADTGGKLIITCLCSGMLAGGALAFATIPIAAIAFTTPLFVGIAICLGRSDDLAYLLIAILVAVYGSVLLRGVFVNSFAFTHRVMRQIETERNVRQDPLTQLPNRFAFNETLDAALKRLALSGEEFAVLLLDLDRFKEINDKFGHPAGDEYLVQVASRLQRCTRAAEHVARIGGDEFALVMANLARPEDALEIAERFAAAFAEPFTIEGREIVGATSVGIVLAPRDGNTTLDIMKNADTALYRAKKAGPGTVRFFEISDDKASRDRKALQSDLEGAVARNELFLVYQPFLHLGESRITGFEALLRWQHPSRGLVPPSEFIPIAEETGLIHEIGEWAIRRACATLAHWPEDIRVAVNFSAAQFHNTGILQTIVQALADAKIAPHRLEIEITESMLLSKYGSAASILNALLQLGVTVALDDFGTGFSSLTYLRKLPFSRIKIDQSFIRDMLVQPDCAAIVKSVISLARDLKIGVVAEGVETADQLEYLRQTQCDEVQGYLIGRPASAEQVLALLDPKKRRATYAA; this comes from the coding sequence ATGCGGACCCAACTGACCTCCTATTTCGCACGGCTGTTCGCCGGCGATCTGTCCGCGTTCGGCGGACCCGCAACGGACGAAGCTGTCGCCGGCCACATCCGCGCCGAGCAGATGTCGCTCGTGCTCGGCTATTCCGTCGGCATCATGCTCGCCAATGCATGCAATGCAGCCGTGCTCGCCATCGCCCTGTGGCATTCGCCGGACTGGAAGCTGGCCTTGGTCTGGGCGATCATCGTCGCCGGTGCCGCGGTCGCATTCGGCCTGCAATCCCGCGCGTCGCGCCGCATCACCAAACCGCAATTCGTGTCGCGCCGCGCCGTGTACCGGCTCGTACGGAATGCCTTCATCCTCGGCACGGCCTGGGGCATCGTGCCGGTCGCCTTCTTCGCCAATGCCGACACCGGCGGGAAGCTCATCATCACCTGCCTGTGCTCCGGGATGCTGGCCGGCGGCGCGCTCGCCTTCGCCACGATCCCGATCGCGGCCATCGCTTTCACGACGCCGCTCTTCGTCGGCATCGCCATCTGTCTCGGCCGCAGCGACGATCTTGCCTATCTGCTGATCGCCATCCTGGTGGCGGTCTACGGATCGGTGCTGCTGCGTGGCGTGTTCGTCAATTCGTTCGCGTTCACGCATCGCGTGATGCGGCAGATCGAGACTGAACGCAACGTGCGACAGGACCCGCTGACCCAGCTACCCAACCGCTTTGCCTTCAACGAGACGCTCGATGCCGCCCTGAAGAGGCTGGCGCTGTCCGGCGAGGAGTTCGCGGTGCTTCTTCTCGACCTCGATCGCTTCAAGGAGATCAACGACAAGTTCGGCCATCCCGCCGGCGACGAATACCTCGTCCAGGTTGCGAGCCGGCTGCAGCGCTGTACCCGTGCGGCCGAGCATGTCGCACGCATCGGCGGCGACGAGTTCGCGCTGGTGATGGCGAACCTGGCGCGCCCCGAGGATGCGCTCGAGATCGCCGAACGCTTCGCTGCAGCCTTCGCCGAGCCGTTCACGATCGAGGGCCGCGAGATCGTCGGCGCGACCAGCGTCGGCATCGTGCTGGCACCGCGCGACGGCAACACGACGCTCGACATCATGAAGAATGCCGACACCGCGCTCTACCGGGCCAAGAAGGCCGGACCCGGCACGGTCCGCTTCTTCGAGATCAGCGACGACAAGGCGTCGCGCGACCGCAAGGCGCTGCAATCGGATCTGGAAGGCGCGGTCGCGCGGAACGAGCTGTTCCTGGTCTACCAGCCGTTCCTCCATCTCGGCGAAAGCCGGATCACCGGCTTCGAGGCGCTGCTGCGCTGGCAGCATCCCTCGCGCGGACTGGTCCCGCCGAGCGAGTTCATTCCGATCGCGGAAGAGACCGGGCTGATCCACGAAATCGGCGAATGGGCCATCCGGCGCGCCTGCGCGACGCTGGCGCACTGGCCGGAGGATATCAGGGTCGCCGTAAATTTCTCCGCGGCGCAATTTCACAACACGGGAATCCTGCAGACCATCGTGCAGGCGCTTGCCGATGCGAAGATCGCCCCACATCGGCTCGAGATCGAGATCACGGAATCGATGCTGCTGTCGAAGTATGGTTCGGCGGCCTCGATCCTGAACGCCCTGTTGCAACTCGGCGTCACGGTAGCGCTCGACGATTTCGGCACCGGGTTCTCGTCACTGACTTACTTGCGCAAGCTGCCGTTCAGCCGGATCAAGATCGACCAGTCCTTCATCCGCGACATGCTGGTGCAGCCGGACTGCGCCGCGATCGTGAAGTCGGTGATCTCGCTTGCGCGCGACTTGAAGATCGGCGTGGTCGCGGAAGGCGTCGAGACCGCCGACCAGCTCGAATATCTGCGTCAGACCCAGTGCGACGAAGTCCAGGGCTATCTCATCGGCCGGCCGGCATCGGCCGAGCAGGTGCTGGCGTTGCTCGACCCGAAGAAACGCCGCGCGACCTACGCGGCGTAA
- a CDS encoding acyltransferase, translating to MVDGQSAFGTARVVSNAKAVGSWAVQSSHKWQNSEMLRSPILLLQSPDSATTAESGAQKIGAVNGLRGIAIMMVIVFHLFVPFTSSTPSFPGELDPNGLLAIVAKHGFLGVNIFFVLSGFVLYLPYRTKKRAINRLADFPEFYWHRAARLLPLYYVVVLVTVALHAKSSAGSHAWYLELGGLLSTLFIFVPHGFMPPSNPVLWSVGVEIWFSLLFPLLLLLIARWSLEKLALLSVIVCSVFVVVGNLIAVDRIGIFRPFVGGIFGSCYQFIFGMLVCDLYVRSRESASLRRFCPRGLVPGVLLMIGAIYVKDNGPWVVSILYATTFCAGFSMVLLAVLSGAWFTNRVFEAWAFQVIGCMCYSIYAWHSIIMVEMIPPDTSSLKDTLRLSLPYVATMIALSALSYRYIEFGHQRDWRALFLLRKSKSSELAGARISGRNDAESKPIASS from the coding sequence TTGGTTGATGGTCAATCGGCCTTCGGCACGGCACGCGTCGTGAGCAACGCGAAGGCCGTCGGCTCATGGGCCGTTCAATCAAGCCACAAGTGGCAAAACTCCGAAATGCTGAGATCGCCGATCTTGCTATTACAATCTCCAGATTCCGCCACCACGGCAGAAAGCGGCGCGCAGAAGATCGGAGCCGTCAACGGCCTTCGTGGAATCGCCATCATGATGGTGATCGTCTTTCACCTGTTTGTTCCATTTACATCCAGTACGCCGTCGTTTCCCGGCGAGCTCGATCCGAATGGTCTCCTTGCCATTGTCGCGAAGCACGGCTTCTTGGGCGTGAATATCTTTTTTGTGCTCTCTGGATTCGTCCTGTACCTTCCCTATCGCACGAAAAAGCGAGCGATCAATCGCCTGGCGGACTTCCCGGAGTTCTATTGGCATCGCGCCGCCCGGTTGCTTCCGCTGTACTATGTCGTCGTCCTCGTGACGGTTGCTCTCCACGCGAAGTCATCCGCTGGGTCGCACGCATGGTATCTAGAGCTCGGCGGACTTCTGTCGACACTTTTCATTTTTGTGCCGCATGGGTTTATGCCCCCCTCCAATCCGGTGTTGTGGTCCGTCGGTGTTGAAATCTGGTTTAGCCTTTTGTTTCCGCTGCTACTCCTTCTGATCGCGCGGTGGAGCCTCGAAAAGTTGGCGCTGTTGAGCGTCATTGTCTGCTCAGTCTTCGTGGTGGTCGGCAATCTCATCGCGGTCGATCGGATCGGCATATTTCGCCCATTTGTGGGCGGCATCTTCGGGTCGTGTTACCAATTCATTTTTGGAATGTTGGTTTGCGATCTTTACGTCAGGTCCAGGGAAAGTGCCTCGCTCAGGCGATTCTGTCCGCGCGGGCTGGTGCCCGGGGTCCTGCTGATGATTGGCGCCATATACGTCAAGGATAACGGCCCTTGGGTAGTGAGTATTCTCTACGCAACGACGTTTTGCGCCGGGTTTTCCATGGTGTTGCTTGCGGTCCTATCCGGGGCATGGTTCACAAATCGCGTGTTCGAGGCATGGGCATTTCAAGTCATTGGATGCATGTGCTACAGCATCTATGCGTGGCATTCGATCATCATGGTTGAAATGATCCCGCCGGATACGTCTTCGTTGAAAGACACGCTTCGATTGTCATTGCCGTATGTCGCGACAATGATCGCGCTGAGTGCTTTGAGCTATCGCTACATTGAGTTTGGTCATCAGCGCGATTGGAGGGCCTTGTTCTTGTTGCGCAAGTCCAAGTCCAGCGAGCTCGCTGGCGCTCGGATATCCGGTCGGAATGACGCCGAGTCTAAGCCGATTGCATCGTCGTGA
- the pgm gene encoding phosphoglucomutase (alpha-D-glucose-1,6-bisphosphate-dependent), which yields MADVHPAAGKQVSPDALANIPRLVTAYFANKPDAGDPAQRVAFGTSGHRGTSLKNTFNEGHILSTTQAICDYRREKGLTGPLFIGIDTHALAEPALASAVEVFAANGVEVMIDKDGGYTPTPVISHAILTYNKGRASGLADGVVITPSHNPPEDGGYKYNPPHGGPADTDATSVVERRANAYLADGLKGIARMDYAKARKSSTVHAYDFIAPYVADLGNVVDLDLVRSAGINIGIDPLGGAAVHYWHPIIDRYGLKATVVNEAIDPTFRFMTLDWDGKIRMDCSSPYAMASLIGMRDRFDIAFANDTDADRHGIVTRTGGLMNPNHYLATAIAYLFAHRPNWGKDAAIGKTVVSSSIIDRVARKLGRKLVETPVGFKWFVEGLLGGSFGFGGEESAGASFLRRDGTVWTTDKDGIILGLLAAEIMAKTGRDPSQLFNDLTAEFGVPHYERIDVAANTAQKNVLKSVTPEQLGLKDLAGDPVRATLSKAPGNGQPFGGIKVETDFGWFAARPSGTEDVYKIYAESFRSTDHLKRIQEEAKAGLAKVFGA from the coding sequence GTGGCTGATGTTCATCCCGCGGCGGGCAAGCAGGTCTCGCCGGACGCGCTCGCCAATATTCCGCGGCTCGTCACCGCCTATTTCGCCAACAAGCCGGATGCGGGCGACCCCGCGCAGCGGGTGGCGTTCGGCACCTCCGGCCATCGCGGCACCTCGCTGAAGAACACCTTCAACGAGGGCCACATTCTTTCGACCACGCAGGCGATCTGCGACTACCGCCGCGAGAAGGGGCTGACCGGGCCGCTGTTCATCGGCATCGACACCCACGCGCTGGCCGAGCCGGCACTCGCCAGCGCCGTCGAGGTGTTCGCGGCCAACGGCGTCGAAGTCATGATCGACAAGGACGGCGGCTACACGCCGACGCCGGTGATCTCGCATGCGATCCTGACCTACAACAAGGGCCGCGCCAGCGGCCTTGCCGACGGCGTCGTCATCACGCCCTCGCACAATCCGCCCGAGGACGGCGGCTACAAATACAATCCGCCGCATGGCGGGCCCGCCGACACCGATGCGACCTCCGTGGTCGAGAGGCGCGCCAACGCGTATCTGGCCGACGGGCTCAAGGGCATCGCGCGCATGGACTATGCCAAGGCGCGCAAGTCCTCGACCGTCCACGCCTACGACTTCATCGCGCCCTACGTCGCCGATCTCGGCAACGTCGTCGATCTCGATCTGGTCAGGTCGGCCGGCATCAATATCGGCATCGATCCGCTCGGCGGCGCTGCCGTGCATTACTGGCATCCGATCATCGATCGCTACGGCCTGAAGGCCACGGTGGTGAACGAGGCGATCGATCCGACCTTCCGCTTCATGACGCTCGACTGGGACGGCAAGATCCGCATGGACTGCTCCTCGCCCTACGCCATGGCGAGCCTGATCGGGATGCGCGACCGCTTCGACATCGCCTTCGCCAACGACACCGACGCCGACCGCCACGGCATCGTGACGCGCACCGGCGGCCTGATGAATCCGAACCATTATCTTGCGACCGCGATCGCCTATCTGTTCGCGCATCGCCCGAACTGGGGCAAGGACGCCGCGATCGGCAAGACGGTGGTATCGAGTTCGATCATCGACCGCGTCGCCAGGAAGCTCGGCCGCAAGCTGGTCGAGACGCCCGTTGGCTTCAAATGGTTCGTCGAAGGCCTCCTTGGTGGATCCTTCGGCTTCGGCGGCGAGGAGAGTGCAGGGGCCTCGTTCCTCCGGCGCGACGGCACGGTCTGGACCACCGACAAGGACGGCATCATCCTCGGCCTGCTCGCCGCGGAGATCATGGCGAAGACCGGCCGCGATCCCAGCCAGCTCTTCAATGATCTCACCGCCGAATTCGGCGTGCCTCATTACGAGCGCATCGATGTCGCGGCGAACACGGCCCAGAAGAACGTGCTGAAATCGGTGACGCCGGAGCAGCTCGGCCTGAAGGACCTCGCCGGTGATCCCGTCCGCGCCACGCTGAGCAAGGCGCCGGGCAATGGCCAGCCCTTCGGCGGCATCAAGGTCGAAACCGATTTCGGCTGGTTCGCCGCGCGCCCGTCAGGAACAGAGGATGTCTACAAGATCTACGCCGAGAGTTTCCGTAGCACCGATCACCTGAAGCGGATTCAGGAAGAGGCCAAGGCGGGGTTGGCGAAGGTGTTTGGGGCATAA
- a CDS encoding aromatic ring-hydroxylating dioxygenase subunit alpha, with translation MTKPFPMNAWYAAAWDAEVKAALLPRTICGKHVVMYRKADGSVAALEDACWHRLVPLSKGRLEGDTVVCGYHGLKYNAQGRCTFMPSQETINPSACVRAYPVVERHRYIWLWMGDPALADPALVPDMHWNHDPAWAGDGKTIHVNCDYRLVLDNLMDLTHETFVHGSSIGNDAVAEAPFDVTHGEKTVTVTRWMRGIEAPPFWAKQLGKPGLVDRWQIIRFEAPCTIAIDVGVAPTGTGAPEGDRSRGVNGFVLNTITPETEKTCHYFWAFVRNYRLGEQRITTEIREGVSGIFREDELILEAQQRAMDENPDRVFYNLNIDAGAMWSRKLIDKMVAKENAPQHLQAAE, from the coding sequence GTGACAAAACCCTTCCCGATGAACGCCTGGTACGCCGCCGCCTGGGACGCCGAGGTGAAAGCGGCGCTGCTGCCGCGGACGATCTGCGGCAAGCATGTCGTGATGTACCGAAAGGCCGATGGCTCGGTGGCCGCGCTGGAGGATGCCTGCTGGCATCGTCTGGTGCCGTTGTCCAAGGGACGGCTCGAAGGCGACACCGTCGTCTGCGGCTATCACGGCCTCAAGTACAACGCGCAAGGGCGCTGCACCTTCATGCCATCGCAGGAGACCATCAACCCGTCGGCCTGCGTCCGCGCCTATCCCGTGGTCGAGCGTCACCGCTACATCTGGCTCTGGATGGGCGATCCCGCGCTCGCCGATCCGGCACTCGTGCCCGACATGCACTGGAATCACGATCCGGCCTGGGCCGGCGACGGCAAGACCATTCACGTCAATTGCGACTATCGCCTCGTGCTCGACAATCTCATGGATCTCACCCATGAGACCTTCGTGCACGGCTCCTCCATCGGCAATGACGCGGTCGCCGAAGCGCCGTTCGACGTCACCCATGGCGAGAAGACGGTGACGGTGACGCGCTGGATGCGCGGCATCGAGGCGCCGCCGTTCTGGGCCAAGCAGCTCGGCAAGCCTGGCCTGGTCGATCGCTGGCAGATCATCCGCTTCGAGGCGCCATGCACCATCGCCATCGACGTCGGCGTGGCGCCGACAGGCACCGGTGCGCCCGAAGGTGACCGCTCGCGAGGGGTCAACGGCTTCGTGCTCAACACCATCACGCCGGAAACCGAGAAGACGTGCCATTATTTCTGGGCTTTCGTCCGCAACTATCGCCTTGGCGAGCAGCGCATCACCACCGAGATCCGCGAAGGCGTGTCCGGCATCTTCCGCGAGGACGAGCTGATCCTCGAAGCGCAGCAGCGCGCGATGGACGAGAATCCGGATCGCGTCTTCTACAATCTCAACATCGACGCCGGCGCGATGTGGTCGCGCAAGCTGATCGACAAGATGGTGGCGAAGGAAAACGCGCCGCAGCATCTCCAGGCCGCGGAGTAG
- a CDS encoding nuclear transport factor 2 family protein: MPSRGIVEAFAGRLEAGDFVGAVEQFYVPDAATYENNAEPTIGRDKLAAKERGVLAAFKEVKAVRIGPSLIEGDNVATRWIFSFTNAEGVTRTLEEIAWQTWRGDELIEERFYYDPKQMGR, encoded by the coding sequence ATGCCGAGCCGTGGGATCGTGGAAGCCTTTGCAGGACGGCTGGAGGCCGGGGATTTCGTCGGCGCAGTCGAGCAGTTTTACGTGCCCGATGCCGCCACCTATGAAAACAATGCCGAGCCGACAATCGGGCGTGACAAGCTGGCCGCGAAGGAACGCGGCGTGCTCGCCGCTTTCAAGGAGGTCAAGGCCGTCCGCATCGGGCCGAGCCTGATCGAGGGCGACAACGTCGCCACGCGCTGGATTTTCAGCTTCACCAATGCGGAAGGCGTCACGCGGACGCTGGAGGAGATCGCCTGGCAGACCTGGCGCGGCGATGAGCTAATCGAAGAGCGGTTCTATTACGATCCGAAGCAAATGGGGCGCTGA
- a CDS encoding aldose 1-epimerase family protein, protein MTDDTHVIQSGRLTAIIKAHGAELCSLRDEDGVEFIWQAGPAWPRHAPLLFPIVGRLASDVLRHRGKTYRMTQHGFARDQRFAWAEREASRCVLVLNDSEATRALYPFAFRLVATYVLDAAGLEVALSIVNTGGEMLPASLGGHPAFNWPLQPTLSKESYALTFADEEPFPIRRLDGGLLRAAPAQSPVQGKVLGLSEALFADDAIIFAPINSASVRYAARRGAARGPWLEMSWSGFRELGVWSKPSGAPFLCIEPWRGYASPSGFDGEFSDKPGLMRIAPRAEEVLSFRIQVGMS, encoded by the coding sequence ATGACCGACGATACGCATGTGATCCAAAGTGGCCGCCTCACCGCGATCATCAAGGCGCACGGCGCCGAGCTGTGCTCGCTCAGGGACGAGGACGGCGTCGAGTTCATCTGGCAGGCGGGGCCGGCCTGGCCGCGCCATGCGCCGCTGTTGTTTCCGATCGTCGGTCGCCTCGCGAGCGACGTGTTGCGGCACCGGGGCAAGACCTACCGCATGACCCAGCACGGCTTTGCGCGCGACCAGCGCTTTGCGTGGGCGGAGCGCGAAGCCAGCCGCTGCGTGTTGGTGCTGAACGACAGCGAGGCGACGCGTGCGCTCTATCCTTTCGCATTCCGCCTGGTCGCGACCTACGTCCTCGACGCCGCAGGGCTCGAGGTGGCGCTCAGCATTGTCAACACAGGCGGAGAGATGCTGCCGGCTTCGCTCGGCGGTCATCCCGCCTTCAACTGGCCGCTCCAGCCGACACTGTCCAAGGAGAGCTATGCGCTGACATTTGCAGACGAGGAACCGTTTCCCATTCGGCGTCTCGACGGCGGGCTGCTGCGCGCAGCGCCTGCGCAAAGTCCGGTCCAGGGCAAAGTGCTCGGCCTGTCCGAAGCCCTGTTTGCCGATGACGCGATCATCTTCGCTCCGATCAACAGCGCCTCGGTCCGCTATGCGGCCCGGCGGGGTGCAGCGCGGGGACCATGGCTCGAGATGTCCTGGTCCGGCTTTCGCGAGCTCGGCGTCTGGTCAAAGCCGTCGGGGGCGCCGTTCCTCTGCATCGAGCCCTGGCGCGGCTATGCGAGTCCCTCCGGCTTCGACGGCGAGTTCAGCGACAAGCCGGGCCTGATGCGGATCGCGCCGCGCGCGGAAGAAGTGCTGTCCTTCCGCATCCAGGTCGGCATGTCCTGA
- a CDS encoding PDR/VanB family oxidoreductase, with amino-acid sequence MRFIESWTPATLVSTRKLAPDIREFLILPDQFDGAAYPVGSHINVSVTIDGQPETRSYSLVGEASPRGFRIAVRRAEDSRGGSRYMWQLAPGARLDITQPASLLAVDWAREHYCLIAGGIGITPIVGAAQALARRGVNVRLHYAVRSRGDAAYLDDLAGLLGDRLVVHAGDEGRRLDLDALFASVPPGALTLFCGPMRMLDAARHAWIAAGHPLPDLRYETFGSSGTLPTETFRVRLKDSGVELEIPRERSMLDVLNASGHEVMYDCKRGECGLCAIDVVEVEGEIDHRDVFFSDHQKESNQKICACVSRARGTITVDTLLRADAI; translated from the coding sequence ATGCGCTTCATCGAAAGCTGGACTCCGGCCACGCTGGTATCGACGCGCAAGCTTGCGCCTGACATCCGCGAATTCCTGATCCTGCCGGATCAATTCGACGGCGCCGCCTATCCGGTCGGCAGCCATATCAATGTGAGCGTGACCATCGACGGCCAGCCGGAGACGCGGTCCTATTCGCTGGTCGGCGAGGCCTCGCCTCGTGGCTTCCGGATCGCGGTGCGCCGCGCCGAGGATTCCCGCGGCGGCTCGCGCTACATGTGGCAGCTCGCCCCGGGCGCGCGGCTCGACATCACGCAGCCCGCCTCGCTGCTCGCGGTCGACTGGGCGCGCGAACACTATTGCCTGATCGCGGGCGGCATCGGCATCACGCCGATCGTCGGCGCGGCCCAGGCGCTGGCGCGGCGAGGGGTGAATGTCAGGCTGCACTATGCCGTGCGGTCGCGCGGCGATGCCGCCTATCTCGATGACCTCGCCGGTCTGCTCGGCGATCGCCTGGTCGTCCATGCCGGCGACGAAGGCAGGCGGCTCGATCTCGACGCGCTGTTTGCCTCAGTGCCGCCGGGCGCGCTGACGCTGTTCTGCGGCCCGATGCGGATGTTGGACGCCGCGCGCCACGCCTGGATCGCCGCAGGCCATCCGCTCCCTGATCTCCGCTACGAGACCTTCGGCTCCAGCGGCACGCTGCCGACCGAGACGTTCCGCGTCCGCCTGAAGGACTCCGGCGTCGAGCTCGAAATCCCGCGCGAGCGCTCGATGCTGGACGTGCTCAATGCCAGCGGCCACGAGGTGATGTACGACTGCAAGCGCGGCGAATGCGGTCTGTGCGCCATCGACGTGGTCGAGGTCGAGGGCGAGATCGACCACCGCGACGTCTTCTTCAGCGATCATCAGAAAGAGAGCAACCAGAAGATCTGCGCCTGCGTCTCGCGCGCCCGCGGCACCATCACGGTCGACACGCTGCTCCGAGCGGATGCGATCTGA
- a CDS encoding acyltransferase produces the protein MQGQTRLAAGRTDGGTTPFGRSHTLDFLRGLAIAGVMAIHVSQSFPSGIRAVDFTFVCGWVGVNVFYFVSAMTMCLMWTQRASETSPTRKFYTRRFLRIAPLFWLAIPFYLVLNGTGPSYNAPSGIGPHQVILTATFLHGFWPDSINSVVPGDWSIAAEMTFYLVFPFVITAFGSRRHLYLALAILLHLVNVCLFKPAAYTLFSSYYGAGNEAFVWNALHLSFLNQLPIFLVGCALFFSLRDGFAKSDAAIFAAFIALSFVADHATGSHEFNYLMINLVLGALVFGCIRFSISWWPLEALGRNSYSMYLSHFAVIFGLHRIWPLPGGLVSLLAAYAVTAALSYLVARATWHLIERRAQDLAHRLTSTAKPVVRAETMAPAGVALNGRSAGA, from the coding sequence ATGCAAGGGCAGACCCGGTTGGCTGCCGGTCGAACCGATGGAGGCACGACACCCTTCGGCCGTTCACATACGCTCGATTTCCTGCGTGGCCTGGCGATCGCAGGTGTGATGGCGATCCACGTCTCGCAGTCCTTCCCGTCCGGCATCCGCGCCGTCGATTTCACGTTCGTCTGCGGCTGGGTCGGCGTCAACGTGTTCTACTTCGTCAGCGCCATGACGATGTGCCTGATGTGGACGCAGCGCGCATCGGAAACGAGCCCGACCCGCAAATTCTACACCCGGCGCTTCCTGCGCATCGCGCCGCTGTTCTGGCTCGCGATCCCGTTCTACCTCGTCCTCAACGGCACCGGGCCGAGCTACAACGCTCCGAGCGGCATCGGACCTCACCAGGTCATCCTGACCGCAACGTTCCTGCACGGCTTCTGGCCGGACAGCATCAACAGCGTCGTTCCGGGCGACTGGTCGATCGCGGCGGAGATGACGTTCTATCTCGTCTTCCCGTTCGTGATCACCGCGTTCGGATCGCGCCGTCATCTCTACCTTGCGCTCGCGATTCTGCTCCATCTCGTCAATGTCTGCCTGTTCAAACCGGCGGCCTACACACTGTTCTCATCCTATTACGGGGCTGGCAACGAGGCCTTCGTCTGGAACGCGCTTCACTTGAGCTTCCTGAACCAGCTTCCGATCTTCCTGGTGGGCTGCGCGCTGTTCTTCTCGCTCCGCGACGGCTTTGCGAAGTCTGATGCCGCGATCTTCGCCGCCTTCATTGCGCTGTCCTTCGTCGCCGACCACGCCACCGGGTCGCACGAGTTCAACTATCTGATGATCAACCTCGTGCTCGGCGCGCTGGTGTTCGGCTGCATCCGCTTTTCGATTAGCTGGTGGCCGCTCGAGGCGCTCGGCCGCAACTCCTACTCGATGTATCTGTCGCACTTCGCTGTCATCTTTGGCTTGCATCGCATCTGGCCGCTGCCAGGCGGGCTGGTCTCGCTGCTTGCAGCCTACGCGGTCACTGCGGCGCTCAGCTACCTCGTCGCGCGTGCGACCTGGCATCTGATCGAGCGTCGCGCGCAGGACCTGGCGCACCGCCTGACCTCGACGGCCAAGCCTGTGGTGCGCGCGGAAACGATGGCTCCTGCAGGCGTTGCCCTGAACGGCCGCAGCGCGGGCGCGTGA
- a CDS encoding TetR/AcrR family transcriptional regulator has protein sequence MAKQAERRAATSEAILTAARRLFGTQGFAATTMDEIAEAARVAKGAVYHHFKTKEAVFEAVFDLVSRDLVIEIDRAARTEKDVLAAMVAGTQHYFAATAKGPTGQIILRDGPAVLGWERWREIDAQHFGGKLPRAIAAAMEAGLIARQPVEPLARLLLGAVTEAAVACAGRADIARAGAEYARAFKSLVEALRLAE, from the coding sequence ATGGCAAAACAGGCGGAACGGCGGGCTGCAACATCGGAGGCGATCCTGACGGCGGCGCGCCGCCTGTTCGGGACCCAAGGTTTTGCCGCCACCACCATGGACGAGATTGCCGAAGCCGCCCGCGTCGCGAAGGGCGCGGTGTATCATCACTTCAAGACCAAGGAGGCGGTGTTCGAGGCGGTGTTCGATCTCGTCTCGCGCGACCTCGTCATCGAGATCGATCGCGCCGCGCGGACCGAGAAGGACGTGCTCGCCGCGATGGTCGCCGGCACGCAGCATTATTTTGCCGCGACCGCCAAGGGTCCGACCGGTCAGATCATCCTGCGCGACGGCCCGGCGGTGCTCGGCTGGGAGCGCTGGCGCGAGATCGATGCGCAGCATTTCGGCGGCAAGCTGCCGCGCGCCATCGCTGCGGCCATGGAAGCCGGCCTGATCGCGCGTCAACCGGTCGAGCCGCTGGCGCGGCTGCTGCTGGGCGCCGTGACTGAAGCCGCGGTCGCCTGCGCCGGACGCGCGGATATCGCAAGGGCCGGAGCGGAATATGCCCGTGCGTTCAAGTCGCTGGTCGAGGCGCTGCGCCTTGCCGAATGA